GCATTTCAGCGGGACATCGCGTCGATCGCGGCGGCGTCCACCACGATACGGGAGAGGTTCGGCAGGATCTGGTTCAACGCGCGGTCCCACTTGGCAAGGCCCGTCGCGGGAACGAACACGATATCGCCGGCCTCGAGCGCGGGCCCGGCGTTTTCCCCCTTCAGCACGTCGGCGTAGTTCACCTCGACGGCGCGCGCGGCGCCAAGCCCGCCGCGGATGATCTTGATCGCGCGCTTGTTGGCGGTGATCTCGTTGAAGCCGCCGGCCTCGGCGATCGCCTGCGCGAGCGGAATGCGCCCGCGGCGCACCGGCACCGCCGTCGGCCGCAGCACCTCGCCGAGCACGTACACGCGCGCGAGATTGATGTTCGGCACGTAGAGCAGGTCGCCGTCGGAAAGCGGCAGGTTTTGCGCCATGCGCCCCTGCGTGAACAGGGCGATGAAGTCGATCGGCACCACCGCGCCGTCGCGCACGAGATACGCGCCGGCGAGGTTCGCATCCGGTGTCATGCCGCCGGCGTAGCCCATCGCTTCAAGCACGGTGGTCGTCCCCTTGATGGGATAGGCGCCGGGCGTGCGGAATTCGCCGTTGGCGAAAAACACCTGGCTGCGATATTCGACGATCTCGAGCCCCACCTGCGGATCGCGCACGAAGCCCGCGAGCGCGTCGCGCACGGCGTCCTGGGCGCCGGCGACGGATTTCCCGCCCACCGGCACGTTGCCCGCCAGCGGCACAAAGAAGGTGCCGTCGTCGCGCACGACGCCTTCCTTGGAGATGTCGTCGCGCTGCCAGACGGAAACGCGCAGCAGATCGTCCGGCCCGATGAGGTAGGTGTAGCGCTCGCGCCGGGCCTGCATCACCACGCTGTCGAGATTGGCGGCGAGGTCTTCGTCAAACGCGGGGCGCGGCAGTTCCAGAACGGCGGGGTCCTCGACGGCCTCGGCCTTCGAACGAGCGCAGCCGCTTGCGGCCGCGAGGGCAAGCGCAATCGCGCCTATCGCGGCGGCGGTTCGAATGGTCAAGGACATGCGTGCGCTCGGACCCCGGAAAATCAAGGCGGGAAATGTTAGGAAGATTCGCAACTTCGGGCAAGGCGCCCCGGTATCCGGAAAAAGGCGCACCTTCGGCCAGCCGTCGGCCGGGAAAGGTGTGCTCAATCGGCGGCCAAACCCGGCGCGTAGAAACCGAACGGATAAACCGCTCCGGGGCCGGGAGTGGGCGCCTCGTCGATCACCACGCCGCCGAGCGCGTCGAAGATGATGTCGGCGTAAACCTGCGCGCCGAGCGGCGAGGGATGCACCTCGTCGATCAGGTAGTCGTCGAGCCACACCCAGGACAGCGCGCCGAGCGTGTCGGCGACGATGATGTCATCGAGCGCCGCGGAGCGCTCGCGCAGCCAGTCCATCGCGCCGGCGCCCCACCAGGCGATCATGGGGCCAAGGCCAAGCGCCGGGCCGTACCAGTAATTGCTGTATGGGAAGTTGGGATAGACGATGTACACGATGTCGGCCTGGGGCGCGGC
This genomic stretch from bacterium harbors:
- a CDS encoding SLBB domain-containing protein — its product is MSLTIRTAAAIGAIALALAAASGCARSKAEAVEDPAVLELPRPAFDEDLAANLDSVVMQARRERYTYLIGPDDLLRVSVWQRDDISKEGVVRDDGTFFVPLAGNVPVGGKSVAGAQDAVRDALAGFVRDPQVGLEIVEYRSQVFFANGEFRTPGAYPIKGTTTVLEAMGYAGGMTPDANLAGAYLVRDGAVVPIDFIALFTQGRMAQNLPLSDGDLLYVPNINLARVYVLGEVLRPTAVPVRRGRIPLAQAIAEAGGFNEITANKRAIKIIRGGLGAARAVEVNYADVLKGENAGPALEAGDIVFVPATGLAKWDRALNQILPNLSRIVVDAAAIDAMSR